A region of the Myxococcus stipitatus DSM 14675 genome:
CCGTGGGGAGGGCCGCCAGCTCCGCGAGCTTCGCGGTGAGCCGCTCGCCCATCGCCTGTGACAAGGCATTGCCGCGAAGGCGCCCGTGGAGGAGGAGGCCCGCCGCGGCGGGCGCGCTGTCGCAGGGCCAGATGGACCGGGTGAAGGAGGGGAGCAGGAGCTGCCGCGAGAGGGCACTCTCGAGGCTCGTGGCCAGGGCATCGAAGAGCGCGGTGGACTCCGCGTCCGCCATCCCCGCGCGCTCCATCCCCGCGAGCATCAGCAGGACATAGCCCTTGTAGAGGACGCTGTCGGGAAGGGTGTGCCCCCGCACGCGGGTGGTGGGGCCCTTCAGGAAGGGGCCGCGTCCCCGCGTCAGCGCATCCGCGAGCAGTGCCTTCAGGCGCCGGGGAGACTCCGGCAGGGGCGCGCCATCGAGCGCGAGCTGGACGAGGATGAAGGAGAGGTGCGCATCACACAGGAGCTGCGACTCGACGAAGCGGCGACGCGAGTCCCCCAGAAGCCGAGGCGCGCAGCCGCCTCCCAGGATCTGCCGCTCCAATTCCTCCAGGGCCCGCGGCGTGGGCGCCAGCGAGGAGGGCTCTTCTCCTGCGAGAGCGGGTGCCCCGAGTCCGCCCATGAGCAGGGCCAGGAGCGGCGACAGGAGGCGGATGGGCGCACGGGGCATGAGGCCTGGAACAGCAGCACAGGCCCGCGGCTCGTGAGGTCGCGTCGAGCCCGGTGGTCGCCGTCCCGGTGGGAGTGGTCGTTCCCACCGGGTGGGCGGCTCACGGTGTCTCGCGTTGCGCCTTCAAGTCGTTGAAGCGTCCTTCCCGCTCCAGGCGCCAGAGGTCTTCATCCGTGACGAAGGTCTGTCCCAGCAGCTCGCGCGCGCGTTTGACCTTGGCGAGCAGGAGCGGGTCCGTGACGGGCCGGCTGTTCTCACGGGTGGGCCGAGGGGGCGGACGCATCACGGAGAAGGTTCCTCGCGCGGGGTGCCCCTCCGCGGTTCTCCCCTCCAGCATGTAGGTGACATGCGTCACCCCGGAGTCGGAGCGCGTGTCCAGGGACACGGGGATGTCCACACCGGGGCCTTCCGGGATGATGGCCACGCCCAGGCTCACGGTGTCCGAGTCCTCGGGCATGGGCGGCGCCTCGGGCTCGGGCGTTCGGGTGCGCAGGGCCGTCACGCGCTCCAGCCGCACGGGCCCCTTCCAGCGGTGCGACACGCGGAAGGTCTGCCGGACCACGCCCTGGGCATCCTCCGAAGGGAAGCGGGGCGTGCCCACCGCCAGCAGCGTGACGATGCCCTTCTTGTCGAAGTTCTCGAACGTGGTGTCCAGGAGCTGGAGCGAGGAGCGGCCCACGGCCTTCTTGCCGGAGGCATCGGACACCTCCACCCGGACGAGGTGCTGCGCGTACATGGCCCGAGGGCGCGATGGGTCGGGGCTCAAGCTCCGCGTCACGATGGGCGTCTGGGTCGTGACGGGGGGCTGGCCATCGAAGGTCCAGACGAACTTCACGGGCGTGAAGGAGGCCCGCGGGGGCGCGTCCTTGCGGGGGCGCTCGAGAATCCGCGCGAGGAACTCGAACTCCTCCTCGGTGTTGGGGACGCGGCGGGAGAAGACCTCGACGAGGCGCTCCGGCTCGCAGTCCTTCACGGTGTACGAGGGGACGCGCACGGTGGTGGAGACGTTGTTCTTTCCGAACACCGTCACGGTGGGCAGCTCATAGGTGCCATCGGCCTCCCGCCAGACGCGCAGGGGGACGCGCATGCCCGTGCCCGCGCCGATGGTGGTGTGGAGATAGGCGTCATTGCCGTCGGGAGAGTGGGCTCGGACGCTGACGAGGTTGTCCTCGCCGGAGCAGACCTCCCGCTTCTCCACGCTCACCTCGTCGATGATGGGCGCAGGAGCGGGAGGGGGCGTGGGCCTGATGGCGCGCGCGACTCCGGTGGGGAGCACCGGAGCGACCTGGACCGTCGTGGGAGGCGGGCTGCTCTCCGTGAGAGAGGACGGCGCGGCTTCGGGAGGAGGCGAGGACTCCAGGTCCAGCGAGAGGAGGACGCCGGCCACCAGGGCGGCGATTCCAAGGCCGAGCATGAAGGTCAGTCGCCGTCGCCACCAGGGCGGTTCCGGGGTCATCATCCGAGCTCTCCTGGGTGTTCAACCTGGGGGGAGGGTTACTGCCAGCAGCCGTAGACGTTGCCGCCGGAGTTCCACTGGAGCTGGTGGGAGTAGTCGCCGGCCCAGAGGGTGGTGTTGACGGGGTGCACGCTCCAGCCGCCAATCCGGTCCGGGCTGATGGAGGTGGCGGTGGTGTTGGGGTCGTCGCGAACGCGCTTCCAGATGACGCTGCTGCTCGTGTCGCAGCGATTGGCGGCCATGCAGTTGGCCACCTGGTTGCCGGCGTTCGTGCACACGTTCCAGAAGATGGGGCAGATGATGCTCAGCGCGGCGTTCTCGAACCAGCCGAGGGAGGCCTTGCACTGGCCATGGACCCCCCAGTGCACCGCGTTGGAGGCATTGGCGATGACCTCATGCGGATAGGTGTACTCGGTGACGACGCCCTTGCCCGCGTAGACGTGGGCGTAGGCGAGGAAGGTGGAGCACACCATGCCGTTGTTGGCGGCGCCGCCGGGGATGTGGTGGGCCGTCTCCAGGTCCTTGTACTGATACAGGGAATAGGGGACACGCTCGCCGTTCCACAGGGGCCGGTCGATGAGCTGACTGTTGTCCGCGCGGGAGACATCGGAGACGTACGCGTGGTTGAACCAGAGGTTGTCCGCGATGGTGGCCGCGCCGGCCGCGTCACCCAGCTGCCACGCCGTCCACTCCGGGCCTCCCTGCCCATTGTCGTCGTAGTAGTAGTGGTAGGCGCCGCCTTGATTGATTTGCTCCAGGCCTGGGTAGCCGTGCTGGAGCTGGCCCGCGTTGAGCGGTGTTCCACAGACCTTGGGCCAGTCATTCTGGTTCGGGTCCGTCATGGTGGCGTGCGTCACTCCTCCCGTCGGGCCATGGGAGAGCATGGAGTGGGTGCGGAACTCGCCAATGGCATCAATCACGTCGCGGATGGGGCCATCCTCGCTCCGGCTGAACACCACCGCGCCGTTGGGGGCATTCCATCCAGCGGACGTGTAGCCACATTCCGAAGCCGTGGCGGGAAAGGCGACCGCGAGCGCGGACACCGCGAGACAGCCTGTGAGGACTCGACGCATCAGTTACTCCCGGACATGCGGCGCTCCCTGGGTCCGGCCCCTCTGGTGACCCAGGCGTGACTCGGAAGCGGTCCTTGGGAGCGGATTCACCGGCGCCTGGGCGCGCTCAGGGTACGCATGGGGTCCCAGCATTCCAGTCCGGACCTGGAGGGCAGTGAGACAGGGGACACGTGGTCAGCCCTCGAGGGAGGTGAGAGCGTTTGCTGTCACACGGTGTGGGGGCACATCGACGCCGAGCGGGGTTGCACTGAACAGGTGGAGCCACAGAGTCCAGGTCCGTCAGGAGGCGGGGCGCACATGGAGCTTCAGGTGGGATGGCATCGCTGGGACGTCACGCCGAAGGAGGCGGTGGAGATTCAGCGTGAGCTGCGGTCGAAGGTGGTGCTCCAGCCGCCTCCTGGGTTGAAGGTGGAGCGAATCGCGGGCGCGGATGTGTCCACCGAGAAGGGGCGGGACACCGGCTATGGCGGCATCGTGGTGTTGGACGCGGGCTCGCTGACGCCCGTGGCGCAGGCGGGCTCGGCGGTGCCCCTGCGGTTTCCGTATGTGCCTGGGCTGTTGTCGTTTCGCGAGCTGCCGGTGGTGGCGGAGGCCTGGGCGCGGCTCGAGGTGCGGCCGGATGTGCTCATCTTCGACGGACACGGCATCGCGCATCCGAGGCGGCTGGGCATCGCGTGTCATGGCGGCTTGTTGTTGGGGGTGCCGTCCATCGGCTGCGCCAAGTCCCTGCTCGTGGGGAAGCACGGCCGGTTGGGAGCGGCGCGAGGCTCCACGTCGCCCATCCTCCACAAGGACGAGGTCGTGGGGATGGCCGTCCGCACGCGCAAGTCGGTGCAGCCCGTCTACGTGTCACCGGGCCACTTGATGGACCTGCCCACGGCGGTGGAGTGGGTGCTGCGCGCGAGCCCGAAGTACCGGGAGCCGGAGACGACACGTCACGCGCATCGGATGGTGAATGCCTTGCGGCGCGCGGATGGTGAGGCCGCGGAGCTGGAGTGAGGGGGCGGACAGCCAGCCGCCCGTCCTTCGTGCCGCGTCGTGGTGCTCCCGGCGTGGGCCATGGGCACCCTGAGTTCACGACTGCACATCGGGAGGGCATGCCATGGCGGACAAGCGGGAGCAGGAGGGCCAGGACACGCCGCGCGGCACCACGCGCGAGCTGCCCATCGAAGTCCGCCGCGCGCGGAGGAGCGCCGCGCACGCGAGCCAGACCTATGCGGCCTTCCTCCAGCATCTGTGCGAGCGGGGAGGCATGTCGCCTGCGGTCGCCGAGCGGGCGGCGGTGTCCGTGCTCTGCGCGGTGGAGCAGCGAATCTCCAGCGGAGAGACACGGGACCTGGAGGCGCAGCTTCCGCGCAAGCTGTCGGAGCTGTTGCACCGCTGTGAGCGCCACGAGGCCGCGATGCCCGGCGGCTTCGGGCGCGAGGCGCTGCTCGAGCACGTGGGCTCGGACCTGTCGCTCCACCCGGACGCCGTGGCGCCCGTCGTGCGAGCGGTGCTCAACGCGGTGAGGGATCAGATCTCCGAGGGCGAGGCCGAGGACGTCATGGACCAGCTCCCCGAGGACTTGAAGGAGCTGTGGCGTCGCCCGAGCTGAGCGGCCGACCCGCTGGGCACATCCCGGAGGCCTCGCGCAGGGGCTCCGTCCACCACGGCTCGTCGGGGACATGCACGTCCTGCCCCTCGACGCGAGCGACCATGCCCTCCGGTGCCACGACGGAGAAGCGCGGCGCGCGTCCGAGCGCCTGCGTCAGCGCGGCCATCGTGGTCTCATCCTCGGAGGAGAAGCCCAGCGGGCCCTCGGGGTGGCTGTGCGCCACTTCGACGAGCTCGTGCCGCCAGCGCCAGATGGCTTCCCACCGCGCGCGTGAGTCCGGAAGCAGGACGGGGCTGTCGGAGGCATCGCACCACAGCACCGTCTCGTCCCGGCCGATGAGCAGACACACCTCTTGCTTCGACATGGCCTCTCCTCCCCACACCTCACCCATGCCGGGTGACGACCAGGACTCCCGTGTCGATGGCCTCGCGGATGACGGACGGAAGACTCTCCAACGTCACCTCGCTGTCCGCTCCCGCGAGACACAGCCCCGCGTCGACCACCTGGAGCGTGTTCGCATCGACGATGGAGATGAAGCGCTCCTCCATGAAGGCATACGTCACCTCCAGCTGGTTTCCGCCCAGCTGGCGATGGTTCAGCAGCCGCGCCCCCGCCCGGTGCAAGGCGGCCTCCGCTCGGGACATGTCGTCGGGCCGCGTCCTCGGTCGATGCGAGAGGTACTCTGACTCCACCCGCTCGCGAGGCTGGACGACCCGCGCCGCGTGGCGCTCGAGCTCCCGCCGGGCCACGAGCGCGCGTTGATGGGCCTCCCGCTCGCGCAGCAGCGTGTGGAGATACGCCTCCGCCTCGGCCCGCCCTCGCTCGGCGATTCCCAGCACCCGGGTGCGAGCCTCCGCGGGCACGAACCGGATGCCCGACGCTCGCGAGGCCACCTCCAGCAGCACATAGCCGAAGGCCGCTCGCAGCGGCGCGCCCACGCCCTTCACCGAGGAGAGCGGCTGGCCCTCCTCCAGGGCACGCCGGGCCAGGTCCTCCGCCTCGCCCTCGAACTCCACACCGTCGAACAGCAGGGTGCCGTCATGCCAGCGCCGCGCGCTCACGGGCGCGAGCACGGGCGGCTGCTCCTCCGGCATCAACTCCAGGGGCTCGGCCACCGCGCCCTCGCGCACCAGCCGGGTTCCCCACAGGTGGCCTCGCACGCGAGGAAGCGTGTCCAGGCCCTCGGGTCCGGCCGGCTCACGCGCGGTGGCGTCGCGGCCTCGGAGCTCGAAGCGCCACCACCCTGGCGCAACAGGGGGCGTGACCCGGAGGCGTCGCGTGGCGGTGTCCACGGTGCCGCTGCCCAGGTATGGCAGCACCACCGACTCCGTCTTGCCGAGGAACTTCCGGTAGTCCACGACGCCTCCTCACTTCACCGCGATGACTTCGGGTTCACGCCACCTTCAGCAGCGGCGTGCGCATCACCCGCTCCACCCAGCCGGACTGGCTGGCGCCGGGAAGCGTCGGCGCATCCATCAGCGCCTTGAGCACCCGAGGGACCTGGTAGGGGTCCGAGAACTGGTCCACGTTGACCTCGCTGAAGGGCACGCGCAGCTGGCTCGAGCACGTGCGGACCGTGCTTCCACGGGCCCCCGCGACACTCACCAGCAACGCCAGCGCCGCCACCGAGTAGCCGCAGTCACGGAAGACACGGGCGAACTGGTCACCCGCCTCACCCGCCTCGTCGCCCACCACGATGACCACCAGCTTCGCCCCCTCCGGCACCTTCACGCCGCTGCGGTGCAGCGCGAGCACGCCGGCCGCATGCGCCGTGCCTCCCGACGCCTTCAGCCCCGCGAGCATGTGCTGGACCGCCGTGCGGTTGGACGCCTTGGGCTTGAGGACGGTGCCCGTCGTGTCGAACGCCGCGATGTGCAGCTTCTCCATCGGGAAGCCCGCGAGGATGCGCGCGAGCGCCTCCTTCGAGTTCTCGATGGCCCCCTCCATGGAGCCCGACTTGTCGATGAGGAACATCACTCGCACGTCGGTCTCCGCCGTCGCCTCCTCCACCGCCTTGCGGGCGGCGTTGTCGCTGGCCTCCTCGAGCTTCTGGCGCAGCACGTCGCTGCGCACGTTCTTCGCGATGTTCAACGCCCGCTGGTCCGTCGCCGTCTGGATGGCCTTCTCCCAGCGCGTGCGGACCGTGGGCTCCGCCAGCAGGCCCAGCTCCTCGAGCGTGGGCGTCATCAGCCGCAAGTCGCGGTCCGACAGCGAGGGCAGGAGCGCCGCCATGATGGCCGGAGTCATCCCCAGGTCCTGAGGCAGTCGTCCCACGACCTCCTTGTAGGAGAGCCGCTCGTGCTCGATCCACTCGCAGATCTCCGCCTCCGACAGCCCGTCGAAGCGCTCGCGCTTGACCAGCGTCAGCCCGTTGAGGCCCACCGTGCGGTGCCCGCTCTCGGCCTGCTTCTGCTTCCAGCCGAGCACCTCGAAGAAGCCCTGCGCGCGCGGCTTGTACCCCGCCTTGCGAGCCAGCTTCTTCAGCGTCTCCTTGTAGCCCGCCTTCACGAGGCCCTGGAGCATCGACACGTTGGCCTCACGCGCCGCGAGCCAGCGGGCCGCCACGCGCTTCCAGCGGCCCAGGGGCGGCTTGCGCGACGCCGGGTCACCGAAGCCCGCCTCGCGGTTGAGGCGAGCAATCTCCGGCTGCTCGAGCAGCTCCGCGACGCGCAGCACCGCCTTGGGCGTGAGCATGCGCGTGGACTTGCGCTCGTAGTGCAGCACCATGGCCTCGCCGATGGCGCGCCAGTCGTCGTCGTGGAACGCGACCTCGCCGCCGTCACCCTTCACGGGCAGGCCGGCGTGGCTCTGCACCAGCATCAGGGCGCACGTGGCCACCTTCAGGTCACGCCAGTCCGTCTGCGTCAGCGCGTACGACGCGAAGTGCGCCATCAGCACCGAGTTGAGCTGGTAGATGTCCAGGAGCTGCCGGTAGAGCTTCACGGCCGCGGGCACGAAGAGGCCGGGCTTCACCGGCTTGCCGACCGTGCGCTGCGCCGGCGTGGCGTAGGCGGCGGCGACCCAGGTGCCATTCACATCCAGGCCCGGCCGGTTGTGCCACAGATGCGCGGAGCCGCTGAGCACCAGGTCCAGCAGTCGCTCCGCGGGGCCTCGCTGCGTCTCGGGAATCAGGGTGGTGTTCTGGGGCGTCGACATGGGAGTCCCCCTTTCGGGACGTGCGGCGGGTCAGGCGCGGGGCGGACCCCTGGCATCCGGTGCCAGGGGAGTGCACCGCGCGTGGAACGCACGGGGGCCTGGGCGTGCTCGAGGCACGGCCACCCGCGCGAAGCTGTGAGGTGAGAGGAGAAAAAATGCGCCCGAGTGACGAGGCCGATGTTGCTTGGATTAACGGTCCAGTGTTCTGCCGATTGAACTACGGGACCTGACGGTCCCGGCGGGAGTCGAACCCGCATCTCTCAGGCGTGTCTGGCCCCGTCGGCCGGGCGCGAATCCGTGGGATTCGAGGCGGTGACTTCAGCGGACGCGGACGTCTAGGAGTAGACGCACACGTCGCCGTGAATCGGGAACTTCGCCACGTCCTTGCCGCCCCGGTAGGTCTTCCGTGCGGGGACGGAGACCAGCTCCCAGGTCGGGAGCACCACCGCGGTCAATGAGCGGCCGTACACGCAGCCGGTGTCGATGCCCACCGCGTACTCGGTGACGAGGGGCTTGTCGAAGACGGTGTGCCCGAAGATGACCCGCTCCGGCCCTTGCCAGTAGTGGGTCCAGAACTTCCAGTCCGCCGGTGCCTTGGAGGGCCAGTAGCTCTTCTTCGTCGGTGGCTGGATGCACTGCGCATGGAGCAGGTGGTACGGGTCCTGCGCCTCGACGGGGCGGCCGGGCATCATGCCGGCGTGCACGACGATGGCGTTGTGCTCCGGCAGCCGGAGGTAGTGGGGCAGCCGGGCCATCCACTCGAAGTGCTCGGGCTCCAGCACCTGACGGGTCTCCAGGTGGTCCGGAGTGAGGCGCTCCGCGGCGCGGTGGCGCTGCTGGAGCTGGGTCTCCTCGTGGTTGCCGAGGACGGCCTCGTGCCGCATGGCCAGCTCCACGCACTCGCGCCGCTTCGGGCCCCGGTCGACCAGGTCTCCGGCGAAGATGACGCGGTCGCTGGAGGTGGCGCCCACCTTGGCGAGCAGCTCCAGGGCCTCGTCATGGCAGCCATGGAGGTCTCCGATGACGATGGTGCGGGGGGACATGACACGGTTCCTTGGAAAGAAGATGAGCGCCCGAGTTGGGAGGCCGGAGGGCTGAATTATCAGTTCAGTGCCGGACCACCGGCGGAACCCCCGGGAGGGGGGCTTGGAATCGAACCAAGGCTTGTGGGGCCTTCCTGCCGGACGCTCGAAAGCAGTGCGGCCAGGGACGCGGACTCCCGGGTTTCCTGACGGGCCATTCCCGGCTCCCCCGCCCGCCCTCTTCTATAGGGTGGTTTGTCAGGAAACCGGCGCCGACCGGGTCGGGGCTCCTGGAGGCCTTGCTGTCCGGTTGTCCGGGCGGCCATGGCCTCCTGCTCCACTCGGAGGCTGCCTGCGGATGCCAACGTGGTACCTTGCCGCGCCACATCCCTGTAATTCCATCTCCCGGGGCGGTTCTCCGGGCACAGCCCTCAGGTCCTTCCGGTGTACGAGCAGCTCTCGGATGACGAATTGTTCGCGGAGGTCGTGCGACGCCGCGCCACGGGTGAGCCCATTGGAGGCCCACTCGGTACGTTGGTTCAACGATGGGGCCGGCCTGCCCGGTACGTCATCAGCAAGATTCAGTCGAGCTACGGCCGAGGGTCCCCCGCGGACGCGGACGAGCTCTACCAAGACGCGGTCGGCAAGTTCATCGACCGTGGGCTGGACCAGTTTCGGGGTGTCTCCGAGCAGATGCCGGGCCGGAGTGCGTCTCCCAAGACGTTCTTCCTGCGCATCGTCAAGCACGTGGCCATCGACTTCTACCGGCGGCACCGCGAAGAGCTCGCGGCGCCTCCGTCAGACCCCGATGACGCCATGGAAGAGCCGCCTTCCGAGCGGGCTCGCGCGATGGAGATGGGCCGAAGGACCGAGGAGCGGGCGGACGCCCAGGAGCTGTACTGGGCCGCGTTCGCACGACTCCAGCAGGAGCACCCCAAGGAAGCCTCGGCATGGGAGCTGTACCACCACGAGGACGTAGAGGACCACGAGGAATGCGCCCGTCGCCTGAACATCACCGTGGTCAACTCGTACAAGCGCGTCAGCCGCGCCCAGGCCTACTTGAAGCTCTACCTGCTGGATCTCCAGCGCGAGTCACCACGCGGGGAGGAAGCGTGAGCCTCCTTCCCGGCAGCACCTCGGGGTTTTCAGGAGGAATGAACTCATGAACATCGATGCCATGTCTCGCTACGCCACCCGTCGCGCTCAGCTCTCCGAGGCGGCGACCCCTCCAGGAGCCGTCCTCGAAGCAGCGGGGGACCTGTTGAGGCGGGCGACCCGGATGGGGACCGAAGGTGTGGAGGCGGCCCTGCGGGGCCTCGGTCGAACGGCGGTCGAGACATGGCTTCAAGCGCAGAAACCCCAGGCTCTCCAGCCGGTGCTGTTGAGAGCGGCGGAAGAAGCGATGGAAGTGGTGCTGGACGGCGGGGAGGAGGCCGAGGTGTGGCGGGCCTCCGCGCTGGACGGACTGGCGGCCCGGGACCGTGCCGCCTCCGCGGCGGTGGCCCTGGCCGCCTGGGAAGGTCTCCACGGTTCCCTCCAAGGTGACGCGGCCCGGAGTCGCGACGCATTTCTGGCGGCGCTCGGGAGCCTGGATTCGTTGCTTCGCCCACGGGCGCGCTGGTTCATCCCGCTCAATCCGCAGCGCCGGCAGGAGCTGGACCTCCTCGAGCCCGCCGAGCAGGAGACGTCCTGGTGGTTCTCGTCGCGAGCGGGCTGCGATGACCTGGTGGCCACGTGGACGGGCGGGCCGCAGACGTCTTCTTCGCATCTCCAGGGCTGTGTCGAGTGCCGGGCGGACATCGCGGATGCCGCGCCCGTGGACGCTCCACCCCGCCGCCACCTCACGCAGGATGACCTGTGGCGCTTCGACATGGGCCTGATGTCCACCGATGAGCGCGAGCGCGTGGACGCGCACACCGCGCGCTGTGGCGAGTGCGCCCAGGCGGTGCTGGCCTTGGGCGAAGGTGATGATGCGATGGAGGAGGCCCTGGAGATGGAGGAGGGCGAGGCGGGCGTGACGCGTGCCGCGCGTTCTTCCCGCGCCCCGGTGTCGCAGCGCCCGTCCGCGGCGCGCCATCCGGAGTCGCGCGAGGTGTTGGAGGAGCGCCGGGACTTTCGCGTGGTGCTCGTTCGCGAGCGTCAGCGTGTTCGCCTGGTGGTGCAGCCCCTGTCCGGCCGGACGGTGACGGCCGCCGTGTTCCTCAGTCCGGGCCGCCCTTCGCTCAAGCCCACGTCGGGCCCGGAGGGGCTCGCGTTCGACCTCTCGTCCGCGTCCTCCACGGGCGCGCGCTCCGCTCACCTCACGGTGCAGGCTGGAACCGAGACGCTGGAGCGGGACTTCGCCTTCTGAAGTCACCTCGCGGGACCGGGCCCTCGCGCCGAGCGCGGGGCCCCTGGGTCTTCCGCGAGTGCGGCGTCTAGTCCTTGGGCGTGAGCGCGCGCTGCGTCTCGAGCGCCTCGCGGCTGAGCACGGGCGGCCGCGGGATGGGGAAGCTGCCCGGAGGGACGCTGGCGCGGAAGCCGTTGGCCAGGAAGCTCAGGACGAGCTGCGCGGGCGGCGGCCGGGTTCCCAAGGCGGCGCCACAGAGGTCGACCCGGTCCATGACGCGCGGACCGTCGTGGCGCTCGTACCGGTTGCAACTGCTGTCCACCGGGGCGCTCCGGTCCCGCTTCAGCTCGCGCGTCAGCCGGCCCCACTTCATGGTGAGCTCCCCGGGCGTGATGCTGATGGCGACGGGGTCGCTTCCCCAGACACCTTCGATGATGGTCCGCGCGCCGCCCGCCCTGACCTTCAGCTCCAACGGGCGCTGGCCGAAGGTGCCCGTCACCTCGATGCCGTGCTCGTAGACCTCTTCGGAGAGGATGCTCACCCAGACGCCATCGGCCCGCTGGGTGTAGGGCTTGTCGGCCGCGACGCGCCCGTTGTTGAACCAGACATCGCCCACGCGGCCGATCGGCACCTGGCTGTTCTTGGACACGGCCGTTGCTTCATCGAGGCCGGAGGGGCCCGTGCTGGCGACGAGGGGCCGTGAGGCGAGCAGGTCCGTCACCGCGACGGAGGCGTCCACGACGTCGAAGCGCACGCCATCCAGCCACGCCTGGCCGGTGCCGCTCATGATGAGGCCCGCCATGATGGTGGTGGCCTCCTTGGGAACATCCAGCACGACTTCGTAGCGCTTGCACCCGCGCGAGCCGACGAGCGCGCGCGACTGCATGTTGTCGAAGGCGAGGGGCTGCTTCGGGTCGGGCCCTTCCACCCGCATCCAGAGCCCCGCCCAGCCATTCACGTCCTTGACGCGCATGGCGGCGGAGAAGCGCAGCCGCTTGCCGCGGTAGTCCTGCGCGCCGAAGGCCTGCATGAA
Encoded here:
- the nfi gene encoding deoxyribonuclease V (cleaves DNA at apurinic or apyrimidinic sites); this encodes MELQVGWHRWDVTPKEAVEIQRELRSKVVLQPPPGLKVERIAGADVSTEKGRDTGYGGIVVLDAGSLTPVAQAGSAVPLRFPYVPGLLSFRELPVVAEAWARLEVRPDVLIFDGHGIAHPRRLGIACHGGLLLGVPSIGCAKSLLVGKHGRLGAARGSTSPILHKDEVVGMAVRTRKSVQPVYVSPGHLMDLPTAVEWVLRASPKYREPETTRHAHRMVNALRRADGEAAELE
- a CDS encoding DUF2267 domain-containing protein — encoded protein: MADKREQEGQDTPRGTTRELPIEVRRARRSAAHASQTYAAFLQHLCERGGMSPAVAERAAVSVLCAVEQRISSGETRDLEAQLPRKLSELLHRCERHEAAMPGGFGREALLEHVGSDLSLHPDAVAPVVRAVLNAVRDQISEGEAEDVMDQLPEDLKELWRRPS
- a CDS encoding Mov34/MPN/PAD-1 family protein: MSKQEVCLLIGRDETVLWCDASDSPVLLPDSRARWEAIWRWRHELVEVAHSHPEGPLGFSSEDETTMAALTQALGRAPRFSVVAPEGMVARVEGQDVHVPDEPWWTEPLREASGMCPAGRPLSSGDATAPSSPRGAGP
- a CDS encoding vWA domain-containing protein, coding for MSTPQNTTLIPETQRGPAERLLDLVLSGSAHLWHNRPGLDVNGTWVAAAYATPAQRTVGKPVKPGLFVPAAVKLYRQLLDIYQLNSVLMAHFASYALTQTDWRDLKVATCALMLVQSHAGLPVKGDGGEVAFHDDDWRAIGEAMVLHYERKSTRMLTPKAVLRVAELLEQPEIARLNREAGFGDPASRKPPLGRWKRVAARWLAAREANVSMLQGLVKAGYKETLKKLARKAGYKPRAQGFFEVLGWKQKQAESGHRTVGLNGLTLVKRERFDGLSEAEICEWIEHERLSYKEVVGRLPQDLGMTPAIMAALLPSLSDRDLRLMTPTLEELGLLAEPTVRTRWEKAIQTATDQRALNIAKNVRSDVLRQKLEEASDNAARKAVEEATAETDVRVMFLIDKSGSMEGAIENSKEALARILAGFPMEKLHIAAFDTTGTVLKPKASNRTAVQHMLAGLKASGGTAHAAGVLALHRSGVKVPEGAKLVVIVVGDEAGEAGDQFARVFRDCGYSVAALALLVSVAGARGSTVRTCSSQLRVPFSEVNVDQFSDPYQVPRVLKALMDAPTLPGASQSGWVERVMRTPLLKVA
- a CDS encoding metallophosphoesterase, which produces MSPRTIVIGDLHGCHDEALELLAKVGATSSDRVIFAGDLVDRGPKRRECVELAMRHEAVLGNHEETQLQQRHRAAERLTPDHLETRQVLEPEHFEWMARLPHYLRLPEHNAIVVHAGMMPGRPVEAQDPYHLLHAQCIQPPTKKSYWPSKAPADWKFWTHYWQGPERVIFGHTVFDKPLVTEYAVGIDTGCVYGRSLTAVVLPTWELVSVPARKTYRGGKDVAKFPIHGDVCVYS
- a CDS encoding RNA polymerase sigma factor produces the protein MYEQLSDDELFAEVVRRRATGEPIGGPLGTLVQRWGRPARYVISKIQSSYGRGSPADADELYQDAVGKFIDRGLDQFRGVSEQMPGRSASPKTFFLRIVKHVAIDFYRRHREELAAPPSDPDDAMEEPPSERARAMEMGRRTEERADAQELYWAAFARLQQEHPKEASAWELYHHEDVEDHEECARRLNITVVNSYKRVSRAQAYLKLYLLDLQRESPRGEEA